In Anguilla rostrata isolate EN2019 chromosome 1, ASM1855537v3, whole genome shotgun sequence, a genomic segment contains:
- the LOC135249140 gene encoding BTB/POZ domain-containing protein 6-B isoform X1, with product MPTAPDCLHGRIMKCLTFFLLLPETLKKSKKGGKHPSKLPVCYEIVTLSLKKKMAAELYPASTNTNLPNNGTTVTATSKKNIVQVTQTTTAATTTTNQQNINNNNVETSNWQSSHPTLRERNALMFNNELMADVHFIVGPPGESQKVPAHKYVLAVGSSVFCAMFYGDLAEGESEIHIPDVEPAAFLILLKYMYSDEIDLEADTVLATLYAAKKYIVPALAKACVNFLETSLEAKNACVLLSQSRLFEEPELTQRCWEVIDAQAELALKSEGFCEIDLQTLEIILTRETLNTKEVVVFEAIVNWAVAECKRQGLGVTTRNKRNVLGKALYLVRIPTMTLEEFADGAAQSDILTLEETHDIFLWYTAANKPELGFPLAQRKGLAPQRCHRFQSSAYRSNQWRYRGRCDSIQFAVDKRVFIAGLGLYGSSGGKAEYSAKIELKRQGATLAQNLTKFVSDGSSSTFSVWFEHPVQVEQDTFYTVSVVLDGNELSYFGQEGMTEVQCGKVTFQFQCSSDSTNGTGVQGGQIPELVFYA from the exons ATGCCAACAGCCCCAGACTGCCTTCATGGCCGGATCATGAAGTGTTTGACTTTCTTCCTTTTACTTCCAGAAACCctgaaaaaatctaaaaaaggTGGGAAACATCCCAGCAAGCTGCCGGTATGCTATGAAATTGTAACTCTATCCTTGAAGAAGAAGATGGCTGCAGAATTGTACCCTGCCAGCACAAACACCAACCTCCCCAATAACGGCACTACAGTGACTGCTACTAGCAAGAAAAACATTGTCCAAGTCACACAGACTACTACCGCCGCTACGACTACCACCAACCAGCAAAATATCAACAATAACAACGTAGAAACTTCTAACTGGCAGTCGTCTCACCCGACGCTGCGCGAGAG GAATGCCTTAATGTTCAATAACGAACTCATGGCCGATGTTCATTTCATCGTTGGTCCCCCGGGTGAATCACAGAAAGTACCGGCGCACAAG TATGTATTGGCGGTGGGCAGTTCCGTTTTCTGTGCCATGTTTTATGGGGATCTTGCGGAGGGGGAGTCTGAAATTCATATCCCAGATGTGGAACCTGCTGCTTTTCTTATCCTGTTAAA GTATATGTACAGTGATGAAATTGACCTAGAGGCTGACACAGTGCTGGCCACTCTGTATGCTGCAAAGAAGTATATCGTGCCTGCCCTGGCAAAGGCTTGCGTCAACTTCCTGGAGACGAGCCTCGAGGCGAAGAACGCATGTGTGCTGCTGTCCCAGAGCCGGCTGTTTGAGGAGCCGGAGCTCACGCAGCGCTGCTGGGAGGTCATAGACGCGCAGGCCGAGCTGGCGCTCAAGTCCGAGGGCTTCTGCGAGATCGACCTGCAGACCCTGGAGATCATCCTGACGCGGGAGACCCTCAACACCAAGGAGGTGGTGGTCTTCGAGGCCATTGTGAACTGGGCCGTAGCCGAGTGCAAGCGACAAGGGCTGGGGGTGACCACCCGCAACAAGAGGAACGTCCTGGGCAAGGCGCTGTACCTGGTCCGGATACCCACCATGACACTGGAGGAGTTCGCCGACGGGGCCGCCCAGTCGGACATCCTGACGCTGGAGGAGACGCACGACATCTTCCTGTGGTACACGGCGGCCAATAAGCCGGAGCTGGGCTTCCCCCTGGCGCAGAGGAAGGGGCTGGCCCCGCAGCGCTGCCACCGCTTCCAGTCCTCGGCCTACCGCAGCAACCAGTGGCGGTACCGGGGCCGCTGCGACAGCATCCAGTTTGCCGTGGACAAGCGGGTCTTCATCGCGGGGCTGGGCCTGTACGGGTCCAGCGGCGGCAAGGCCGAGTACAGCGCCAAAATCGAACTCAAGCGCCAGGGGGCGACCCTGGCGCAGAACTTGACTAAGTTCGTATCGGACGGGTCCAGCAGCACCTTCTCGGTCTGGTTCGAGCACCCGGTCCAGGTGGAGCAGGACACGTTCTACACGGTCAGCGTGGTCCTGGACGGGAACGAGCTCAGCTACTTTGGGCAGGAGGGCATGACggaggtgcagtgtgggaagGTGACGTTTCAGTTCCAGTGCTCCTCGGACAGCACCAATGGGACAGGGGTTCAGGGGGGACAGATCCCGGAGCTGGTGTTCTATGCATGA
- the LOC135249140 gene encoding BTB/POZ domain-containing protein 6-B isoform X2, whose amino-acid sequence MLLFKFIQETLKKSKKGGKHPSKLPVCYEIVTLSLKKKMAAELYPASTNTNLPNNGTTVTATSKKNIVQVTQTTTAATTTTNQQNINNNNVETSNWQSSHPTLRERNALMFNNELMADVHFIVGPPGESQKVPAHKYVLAVGSSVFCAMFYGDLAEGESEIHIPDVEPAAFLILLKYMYSDEIDLEADTVLATLYAAKKYIVPALAKACVNFLETSLEAKNACVLLSQSRLFEEPELTQRCWEVIDAQAELALKSEGFCEIDLQTLEIILTRETLNTKEVVVFEAIVNWAVAECKRQGLGVTTRNKRNVLGKALYLVRIPTMTLEEFADGAAQSDILTLEETHDIFLWYTAANKPELGFPLAQRKGLAPQRCHRFQSSAYRSNQWRYRGRCDSIQFAVDKRVFIAGLGLYGSSGGKAEYSAKIELKRQGATLAQNLTKFVSDGSSSTFSVWFEHPVQVEQDTFYTVSVVLDGNELSYFGQEGMTEVQCGKVTFQFQCSSDSTNGTGVQGGQIPELVFYA is encoded by the exons atgttgctgtttaaattCATTCAGG AAACCctgaaaaaatctaaaaaaggTGGGAAACATCCCAGCAAGCTGCCGGTATGCTATGAAATTGTAACTCTATCCTTGAAGAAGAAGATGGCTGCAGAATTGTACCCTGCCAGCACAAACACCAACCTCCCCAATAACGGCACTACAGTGACTGCTACTAGCAAGAAAAACATTGTCCAAGTCACACAGACTACTACCGCCGCTACGACTACCACCAACCAGCAAAATATCAACAATAACAACGTAGAAACTTCTAACTGGCAGTCGTCTCACCCGACGCTGCGCGAGAG GAATGCCTTAATGTTCAATAACGAACTCATGGCCGATGTTCATTTCATCGTTGGTCCCCCGGGTGAATCACAGAAAGTACCGGCGCACAAG TATGTATTGGCGGTGGGCAGTTCCGTTTTCTGTGCCATGTTTTATGGGGATCTTGCGGAGGGGGAGTCTGAAATTCATATCCCAGATGTGGAACCTGCTGCTTTTCTTATCCTGTTAAA GTATATGTACAGTGATGAAATTGACCTAGAGGCTGACACAGTGCTGGCCACTCTGTATGCTGCAAAGAAGTATATCGTGCCTGCCCTGGCAAAGGCTTGCGTCAACTTCCTGGAGACGAGCCTCGAGGCGAAGAACGCATGTGTGCTGCTGTCCCAGAGCCGGCTGTTTGAGGAGCCGGAGCTCACGCAGCGCTGCTGGGAGGTCATAGACGCGCAGGCCGAGCTGGCGCTCAAGTCCGAGGGCTTCTGCGAGATCGACCTGCAGACCCTGGAGATCATCCTGACGCGGGAGACCCTCAACACCAAGGAGGTGGTGGTCTTCGAGGCCATTGTGAACTGGGCCGTAGCCGAGTGCAAGCGACAAGGGCTGGGGGTGACCACCCGCAACAAGAGGAACGTCCTGGGCAAGGCGCTGTACCTGGTCCGGATACCCACCATGACACTGGAGGAGTTCGCCGACGGGGCCGCCCAGTCGGACATCCTGACGCTGGAGGAGACGCACGACATCTTCCTGTGGTACACGGCGGCCAATAAGCCGGAGCTGGGCTTCCCCCTGGCGCAGAGGAAGGGGCTGGCCCCGCAGCGCTGCCACCGCTTCCAGTCCTCGGCCTACCGCAGCAACCAGTGGCGGTACCGGGGCCGCTGCGACAGCATCCAGTTTGCCGTGGACAAGCGGGTCTTCATCGCGGGGCTGGGCCTGTACGGGTCCAGCGGCGGCAAGGCCGAGTACAGCGCCAAAATCGAACTCAAGCGCCAGGGGGCGACCCTGGCGCAGAACTTGACTAAGTTCGTATCGGACGGGTCCAGCAGCACCTTCTCGGTCTGGTTCGAGCACCCGGTCCAGGTGGAGCAGGACACGTTCTACACGGTCAGCGTGGTCCTGGACGGGAACGAGCTCAGCTACTTTGGGCAGGAGGGCATGACggaggtgcagtgtgggaagGTGACGTTTCAGTTCCAGTGCTCCTCGGACAGCACCAATGGGACAGGGGTTCAGGGGGGACAGATCCCGGAGCTGGTGTTCTATGCATGA
- the LOC135249140 gene encoding BTB/POZ domain-containing protein 6-B isoform X3, translating into MAAELYPASTNTNLPNNGTTVTATSKKNIVQVTQTTTAATTTTNQQNINNNNVETSNWQSSHPTLRERNALMFNNELMADVHFIVGPPGESQKVPAHKYVLAVGSSVFCAMFYGDLAEGESEIHIPDVEPAAFLILLKYMYSDEIDLEADTVLATLYAAKKYIVPALAKACVNFLETSLEAKNACVLLSQSRLFEEPELTQRCWEVIDAQAELALKSEGFCEIDLQTLEIILTRETLNTKEVVVFEAIVNWAVAECKRQGLGVTTRNKRNVLGKALYLVRIPTMTLEEFADGAAQSDILTLEETHDIFLWYTAANKPELGFPLAQRKGLAPQRCHRFQSSAYRSNQWRYRGRCDSIQFAVDKRVFIAGLGLYGSSGGKAEYSAKIELKRQGATLAQNLTKFVSDGSSSTFSVWFEHPVQVEQDTFYTVSVVLDGNELSYFGQEGMTEVQCGKVTFQFQCSSDSTNGTGVQGGQIPELVFYA; encoded by the exons ATGGCTGCAGAATTGTACCCTGCCAGCACAAACACCAACCTCCCCAATAACGGCACTACAGTGACTGCTACTAGCAAGAAAAACATTGTCCAAGTCACACAGACTACTACCGCCGCTACGACTACCACCAACCAGCAAAATATCAACAATAACAACGTAGAAACTTCTAACTGGCAGTCGTCTCACCCGACGCTGCGCGAGAG GAATGCCTTAATGTTCAATAACGAACTCATGGCCGATGTTCATTTCATCGTTGGTCCCCCGGGTGAATCACAGAAAGTACCGGCGCACAAG TATGTATTGGCGGTGGGCAGTTCCGTTTTCTGTGCCATGTTTTATGGGGATCTTGCGGAGGGGGAGTCTGAAATTCATATCCCAGATGTGGAACCTGCTGCTTTTCTTATCCTGTTAAA GTATATGTACAGTGATGAAATTGACCTAGAGGCTGACACAGTGCTGGCCACTCTGTATGCTGCAAAGAAGTATATCGTGCCTGCCCTGGCAAAGGCTTGCGTCAACTTCCTGGAGACGAGCCTCGAGGCGAAGAACGCATGTGTGCTGCTGTCCCAGAGCCGGCTGTTTGAGGAGCCGGAGCTCACGCAGCGCTGCTGGGAGGTCATAGACGCGCAGGCCGAGCTGGCGCTCAAGTCCGAGGGCTTCTGCGAGATCGACCTGCAGACCCTGGAGATCATCCTGACGCGGGAGACCCTCAACACCAAGGAGGTGGTGGTCTTCGAGGCCATTGTGAACTGGGCCGTAGCCGAGTGCAAGCGACAAGGGCTGGGGGTGACCACCCGCAACAAGAGGAACGTCCTGGGCAAGGCGCTGTACCTGGTCCGGATACCCACCATGACACTGGAGGAGTTCGCCGACGGGGCCGCCCAGTCGGACATCCTGACGCTGGAGGAGACGCACGACATCTTCCTGTGGTACACGGCGGCCAATAAGCCGGAGCTGGGCTTCCCCCTGGCGCAGAGGAAGGGGCTGGCCCCGCAGCGCTGCCACCGCTTCCAGTCCTCGGCCTACCGCAGCAACCAGTGGCGGTACCGGGGCCGCTGCGACAGCATCCAGTTTGCCGTGGACAAGCGGGTCTTCATCGCGGGGCTGGGCCTGTACGGGTCCAGCGGCGGCAAGGCCGAGTACAGCGCCAAAATCGAACTCAAGCGCCAGGGGGCGACCCTGGCGCAGAACTTGACTAAGTTCGTATCGGACGGGTCCAGCAGCACCTTCTCGGTCTGGTTCGAGCACCCGGTCCAGGTGGAGCAGGACACGTTCTACACGGTCAGCGTGGTCCTGGACGGGAACGAGCTCAGCTACTTTGGGCAGGAGGGCATGACggaggtgcagtgtgggaagGTGACGTTTCAGTTCCAGTGCTCCTCGGACAGCACCAATGGGACAGGGGTTCAGGGGGGACAGATCCCGGAGCTGGTGTTCTATGCATGA